A DNA window from Paenibacillus sp. HWE-109 contains the following coding sequences:
- the pknB gene encoding Stk1 family PASTA domain-containing Ser/Thr kinase, with product MIGRKLGGRYEILERIGGGGMALVYKGHDLLLNRKVAVKVLRQQYVHDEEFIRRFRREAQAAASLSHPNVVSIYDVGQEEDVHYIVMEYIEGKTLNDLIKEKAPLQVEDAVHFASQIADALDHAHHNEIIHRDIKPHNILIGKNGRVKVTDFGIARAATSSTITQTGSVVGSVHYFSPEHAKGTNTGEKSDLYSLGIVMYQMLTAKLPFLGESPISVALKHLQEDVEEPRKVNPLIPQSVENIILKAMRKKPEERYRSAKLMMEDLDTCLNPDRRNEAKVAFWDAYGMDEERTLVMPAIRADQLVQSFDDDEPEKPEKPSWREEPVPAKGKGWVKPLIWIVVLLMVLGAMWYMVGYVKGMFAVETVEVPNVINKPLIQAQAELTAVRLGSTVEYDTDSKLAKDIVIRQEPSGMKMNVGTKVTLYVSKGVPKIKMENYAGQPLKDAKLKLKALGINDDQITITQETTEDAPGTILKQTPLVGEEFELEKAAITFVVSKAKETFKMPDLIGMTEAEAKAQIAKLNLKLPVNGITREKSYKVAKGKVIQQFPFTKNQDVSVGAEISLVISDGLPEDAGQLTVSIPVKPTTEGKDSEFKIVVSDAQYENFEYKTEKVSKAQNLDVKVIVSPDKKAVILIKEGDSLVNSITRTYQDYLDQKSGKTASPSPTVSPSASPKQNNSGPAIPVGNNGNGQGQAGGTASKPPTGGTN from the coding sequence TTGATCGGTAGAAAGCTTGGAGGCCGCTATGAGATCTTGGAGCGCATCGGCGGAGGCGGCATGGCTTTGGTCTACAAAGGGCATGATTTGCTATTAAATCGCAAAGTGGCTGTGAAGGTGCTGCGCCAGCAGTATGTGCATGACGAAGAGTTTATTCGTCGTTTTCGCAGAGAAGCTCAAGCAGCCGCTTCCCTTTCTCATCCTAATGTCGTCAGTATTTATGATGTGGGACAAGAAGAAGACGTGCATTACATTGTGATGGAATACATAGAAGGCAAAACTTTAAATGATTTAATTAAGGAAAAAGCTCCGCTTCAGGTGGAAGACGCTGTTCATTTCGCGAGTCAAATCGCAGATGCGCTTGACCACGCCCACCATAATGAAATCATTCACCGGGATATTAAGCCGCACAATATTCTGATCGGCAAAAACGGCCGCGTGAAGGTGACTGACTTCGGTATCGCCCGCGCTGCTACATCTTCCACCATTACACAAACTGGATCGGTTGTCGGTTCTGTGCATTATTTCTCGCCGGAGCATGCCAAAGGGACGAATACGGGGGAGAAATCCGACTTGTATTCGCTCGGGATTGTGATGTATCAAATGTTGACGGCCAAGCTGCCTTTTCTCGGGGAAAGTCCGATATCGGTAGCGCTCAAGCATTTGCAAGAAGATGTGGAAGAGCCGCGCAAGGTGAACCCGCTCATCCCGCAAAGCGTCGAGAACATTATTCTCAAGGCGATGCGCAAAAAGCCCGAAGAACGCTACCGATCCGCGAAACTCATGATGGAGGATCTGGATACCTGTTTGAATCCGGATCGCCGCAATGAGGCGAAGGTCGCTTTCTGGGATGCCTATGGGATGGACGAAGAGCGCACGCTGGTGATGCCGGCTATTCGCGCCGATCAGTTGGTCCAGTCGTTCGATGATGATGAACCGGAGAAGCCGGAGAAGCCATCCTGGCGTGAAGAGCCAGTTCCTGCCAAAGGCAAAGGCTGGGTTAAGCCGTTAATTTGGATCGTCGTCCTGCTCATGGTGCTTGGCGCGATGTGGTACATGGTAGGGTATGTCAAAGGAATGTTCGCGGTAGAAACCGTCGAAGTGCCGAACGTGATTAACAAACCGCTGATTCAGGCGCAGGCGGAACTAACGGCGGTCAGGCTTGGTTCCACTGTTGAGTATGACACTGACAGCAAACTCGCCAAAGATATTGTGATTCGTCAAGAGCCTAGCGGCATGAAAATGAACGTAGGCACGAAGGTAACCCTCTACGTCAGCAAAGGCGTTCCCAAAATCAAGATGGAGAACTACGCCGGGCAGCCGCTCAAGGATGCTAAGTTGAAACTGAAGGCTCTGGGGATCAATGATGATCAGATTACGATCACCCAAGAGACGACCGAGGATGCTCCAGGTACAATTTTGAAACAAACGCCGCTTGTCGGGGAAGAATTTGAACTGGAGAAAGCAGCCATTACATTTGTCGTCAGCAAAGCCAAGGAAACGTTCAAGATGCCTGATCTTATCGGCATGACGGAAGCGGAAGCGAAGGCGCAGATTGCGAAGCTGAATCTTAAGCTCCCTGTGAATGGCATTACGCGCGAGAAAAGCTATAAAGTCGCCAAAGGCAAGGTCATTCAACAGTTTCCTTTTACCAAAAATCAGGATGTCTCTGTCGGTGCCGAAATTTCTCTGGTGATCAGCGATGGTTTGCCGGAAGATGCCGGTCAATTAACAGTTAGCATTCCTGTGAAGCCGACGACAGAAGGCAAGGATTCCGAGTTCAAAATTGTCGTCAGTGACGCTCAGTATGAGAATTTCGAATACAAAACAGAAAAAGTGTCCAAAGCGCAAAATCTGGACGTGAAAGTCATTGTTTCTCCAGATAAGAAAGCCGTTATCTTGATCAAAGAAGGCGATAGTCTGGTGAACTCTATCACGCGCACATATCAAGATTATTTGGATCAAAAGAGTGGGAAAACGGCATCGCCGAGCCCTACGGTATCGCCTTCCGCCTCGCCCAAACAAAATAATAGCGGGCCGGCAATCCCGGTTGGCAACAATGGAAATGGGCAAGGTCAAGCAGGCGGTACTGCCTCTAAACCACCTACTGGAGGCACAAATTAA